One window of Sphingobacteriales bacterium genomic DNA carries:
- a CDS encoding amidohydrolase family protein, with protein sequence MKSLFTFLFMFALLLAKFMMATAQPTFTQNFNGVRDEREGLYAITGATVFTHYNQKIENATLIIRKGLVEAVGANLNIPEGAVVVDAKGKFIYPSFIDPYTSYGMPEAPKREGGGGRREFGPQPDSETKGAFNWNQSIKPEFNACDNFNPDAKRAKELRDAGFGAVLTHQADGIARGSGAMVILGDGKPQELFIKDKTSAHYSFSKGSSRQDYPSSQMGVIALLRQTYYDAIWYAKAQPGQTELNLSLEAWNKLQSLPQIFDVGDKLEALRADKIGDEFGKQYLFAGSGNEYQRIEELKATGAGFILPLNFPDPYDVENPFDAMNVELSKMKHWELAPSNPLMLVKAGISISFTTNGLKDLGQFSKNLRKAIKRGLSEEEALKALTYNPANMLGVYNTVGSLEKGKLANFIICGKPVFDEKTILHENWIYGKRYVVKSSDLTDITGTYQLNIANITYKLLVSGTPESPKMSFELSDTTKKIEPKHTLQDLGISFYFSTDNDSINQSKLGKGVVRLSGWVIPEDKSWKGSGTDANGNWVEWKATRTGDAPKKEEANKDKTPNDSTAVQKDKTADGKDPKKPEKPEELGLVTYPFTAYGWTERPKAQTVLFKNATVWTNENEGILQNTDVLVQNGKIAGIGKNLSVPSDGNVVDATGKHLTCGIIDEHSHIAISRGVNEGTQASSAEVSIATVVNSEDINIYRHLAGGVTTIQQLHGSANPIGGQSSLIKLRWGLNPESLKFEGSPGFIKFALGENVKQSNWGDFNTTRFPQSRMGVEQVYMDAFTRAKEYGIALKAASTSKKDPGAKPIRRDLELETLLEILESKRFITCHSYVQSEITMLMRVAEHFGFKINTFTHILEGYKVADKMKQHGVAASSFSDWWAYKFEVKDAIPHNGAILSSMGVVTGFNSDDAEMARRLNQEAAKAVKYGGISEEEAWKFVTLNPAKMLRIDNRVGSIKKGKDADVVLWNDHPLSIYAQPVQTYVDGVKYFDLEQDSQLRTKIGEERNRLIQKMLAEKAKGGDTQKPMPAKKRLYHCDDLDDHEHVDFYHQEVNTH encoded by the coding sequence ATGAAATCACTCTTTACATTTTTATTCATGTTTGCTTTGTTGCTTGCCAAGTTTATGATGGCTACAGCTCAGCCGACTTTTACTCAAAATTTCAATGGCGTTCGTGACGAGCGCGAAGGTTTGTATGCCATTACCGGCGCAACAGTGTTTACCCACTATAATCAGAAAATTGAAAATGCAACTCTGATTATCCGGAAAGGATTGGTGGAAGCAGTGGGGGCAAATCTGAACATACCCGAAGGGGCTGTGGTTGTTGATGCCAAGGGTAAATTTATATACCCGTCTTTTATTGACCCCTACACCAGCTACGGGATGCCCGAAGCTCCAAAACGCGAAGGTGGCGGTGGAAGAAGGGAGTTTGGCCCACAACCTGACAGCGAAACCAAAGGTGCTTTTAACTGGAATCAGTCCATCAAACCTGAATTTAACGCTTGCGACAATTTTAACCCTGATGCCAAACGGGCAAAAGAGTTGAGAGATGCCGGTTTTGGAGCCGTACTGACCCATCAAGCTGATGGTATCGCCAGAGGAAGCGGAGCAATGGTAATTTTGGGAGATGGAAAACCACAAGAACTGTTCATAAAAGATAAAACTTCGGCGCATTATTCGTTTTCAAAAGGAAGTTCCCGACAGGACTACCCAAGTTCGCAAATGGGAGTAATTGCCTTGCTTCGACAGACCTATTATGATGCGATATGGTATGCCAAGGCACAACCAGGACAAACAGAACTCAATCTGTCACTCGAAGCTTGGAACAAATTGCAATCTCTTCCTCAGATTTTTGATGTCGGTGATAAACTTGAAGCACTAAGAGCCGATAAAATCGGCGATGAATTTGGCAAACAATACTTGTTTGCAGGCTCCGGCAATGAATATCAGCGAATCGAAGAATTAAAAGCAACCGGTGCAGGGTTTATTCTTCCGTTAAATTTCCCGGATCCTTATGATGTGGAAAACCCTTTTGATGCCATGAATGTGGAACTTTCAAAAATGAAACATTGGGAACTCGCGCCTTCTAACCCTTTGATGTTGGTCAAGGCAGGAATTTCGATTTCATTTACCACGAATGGTCTTAAAGATTTAGGGCAATTTAGTAAAAACCTGCGAAAAGCCATCAAAAGAGGGTTGAGTGAAGAAGAAGCGCTTAAAGCGCTCACCTATAATCCTGCCAATATGTTGGGTGTTTACAATACTGTTGGAAGTCTTGAAAAAGGCAAGTTGGCAAATTTCATCATTTGTGGCAAGCCTGTTTTTGATGAAAAAACCATCCTTCACGAAAACTGGATTTACGGGAAAAGATATGTAGTGAAGTCTTCAGACTTGACCGATATAACCGGAACTTACCAGTTAAATATTGCAAATATAACATACAAGCTCTTAGTTAGCGGCACTCCCGAATCTCCAAAAATGAGTTTTGAACTGTCGGATACTACTAAAAAAATTGAACCTAAACATACGCTTCAGGATTTGGGCATTTCTTTCTATTTTAGTACAGACAACGACAGCATCAATCAAAGTAAACTCGGGAAAGGGGTAGTACGTCTTAGCGGCTGGGTCATTCCCGAAGACAAATCATGGAAAGGAAGTGGAACCGATGCCAACGGTAACTGGGTAGAATGGAAAGCTACCCGAACCGGGGATGCACCTAAAAAAGAAGAAGCAAACAAAGACAAAACACCTAATGATTCCACTGCTGTTCAAAAGGATAAAACAGCAGACGGAAAAGACCCCAAAAAACCTGAAAAGCCCGAAGAATTAGGACTTGTTACCTATCCTTTTACCGCTTATGGTTGGACCGAACGTCCGAAAGCCCAAACAGTATTATTTAAGAATGCTACGGTATGGACGAACGAAAACGAGGGTATTTTGCAAAATACAGACGTGTTGGTTCAAAATGGAAAAATCGCAGGAATTGGGAAAAATTTGTCTGTTCCTTCTGATGGGAATGTTGTGGATGCTACCGGTAAACACCTGACTTGTGGTATTATTGACGAACATTCGCATATTGCCATCAGCCGGGGAGTAAACGAGGGCACACAGGCAAGCAGCGCCGAGGTAAGCATTGCAACGGTTGTAAATTCAGAGGATATCAATATTTACCGACACCTCGCCGGAGGAGTTACGACAATTCAACAACTTCACGGCTCTGCCAATCCAATTGGTGGTCAATCTTCTTTAATCAAACTTCGTTGGGGGCTAAACCCCGAAAGTCTGAAGTTTGAAGGTAGCCCCGGGTTTATCAAGTTTGCATTGGGAGAAAATGTGAAGCAAAGCAACTGGGGCGATTTTAATACCACCCGCTTCCCTCAATCGCGCATGGGCGTTGAACAAGTCTATATGGATGCTTTTACCCGCGCCAAAGAATATGGCATTGCCCTTAAAGCTGCTTCAACTTCCAAAAAAGACCCGGGTGCGAAACCTATCAGACGTGATCTGGAACTGGAAACGCTGCTTGAAATCTTGGAAAGCAAAAGATTTATCACTTGTCATTCTTATGTGCAGTCTGAAATCACCATGCTTATGCGAGTAGCTGAACATTTCGGGTTTAAAATAAATACCTTCACCCATATTCTGGAAGGCTATAAAGTAGCTGATAAAATGAAGCAACATGGAGTTGCAGCCTCAAGTTTTTCCGATTGGTGGGCATATAAATTTGAAGTCAAAGATGCCATACCACACAATGGCGCTATCTTGAGCAGTATGGGCGTAGTTACAGGTTTTAATTCAGATGATGCAGAAATGGCGCGCCGCCTAAATCAGGAAGCAGCCAAGGCTGTAAAATACGGAGGAATCAGCGAAGAGGAGGCCTGGAAATTTGTTACCCTCAACCCTGCCAAAATGCTTCGTATTGACAACCGTGTGGGCAGCATTAAAAAAGGTAAAGATGCCGATGTGGTGTTGTGGAACGACCATCCGCTATCTATTTATGCCCAGCCTGTTCAGACCTATGTAGATGGAGTTAAGTATTTTGATCTTGAACAAGACAGCCAGCTCCGAACCAAAATTGGAGAAGAGCGAAACCGGCTTATACAGAAAATGTTGGCCGAAAAAGCCAAAGGTGGTGACACCCAAAAACCTATGCCTGCCAAAAAAAGACTTTACCACTGTGATGATCTGGACGACCACGAACATGTTGATTTTTATCATCAGGAAGTAAACACACATTAA
- a CDS encoding amidohydrolase family protein, with protein sequence MNHIQNFIACFFLFFIFTGYAFAQAPAVPVPAPAQGQKIVLTGGVAHVGNGQVIDNSVIVLEGGKITAIGDGRTVKADAANATIFDISGKHVYPGLIAASTALGLSEIAAVRATQDRNETGEFNPNIRSIIAYNTDSEIIPTLRTNGLLMAQIAPQGGIISGQSSIVHLDAWNWEDATLKADDGIWLNWSQMFTFEGWWAEQGGIKPNEKYGEQTQQIKSFFEEAKAYCQAKKHQEANLKMEAMCGLFSGEKKLYVNVNYVKEIVDVVNFAKSFGVQLVLSGGSDAWKVADLLKENKVAVIINQTHNLPNREDEDFDMPYKLPKLMHNAGIQYCITVGAGFDGYWQQRNLPFQAGTAATFGLTKEQALSAITLNAAKILGIDKTTGSLETGKDATLFVSKGDILDMRTNLVELAFVQGRQIDLDNKQKALYRKYMGKFGLRPIQE encoded by the coding sequence ATGAATCATATTCAAAATTTCATTGCTTGCTTTTTCTTGTTTTTTATTTTTACAGGATATGCATTTGCACAAGCTCCTGCTGTTCCTGTTCCTGCACCTGCACAGGGGCAAAAAATAGTTCTGACCGGTGGGGTTGCACATGTTGGCAATGGACAGGTAATTGACAACAGTGTCATTGTGTTGGAAGGAGGTAAGATAACTGCTATCGGAGACGGACGAACAGTTAAGGCCGATGCAGCTAATGCCACCATTTTTGATATCAGCGGCAAACATGTTTATCCCGGTTTGATTGCAGCTTCAACTGCCCTGGGGTTGAGTGAAATCGCGGCTGTACGTGCTACACAAGACCGGAACGAAACCGGAGAATTTAACCCCAACATACGCTCCATCATCGCCTATAATACTGACTCGGAAATCATACCTACTTTGCGTACCAATGGTTTGTTAATGGCGCAAATTGCTCCACAAGGAGGCATCATCAGTGGGCAATCTTCTATTGTTCATCTCGATGCATGGAACTGGGAAGATGCAACTTTAAAGGCAGACGACGGCATTTGGCTGAACTGGTCTCAAATGTTTACCTTCGAAGGCTGGTGGGCAGAGCAGGGAGGAATCAAACCCAATGAAAAATACGGAGAACAGACTCAGCAAATCAAATCTTTTTTTGAAGAAGCTAAAGCCTATTGTCAAGCCAAAAAACATCAGGAAGCTAACCTGAAGATGGAAGCGATGTGCGGGTTGTTTTCCGGCGAAAAAAAACTGTATGTCAATGTGAACTATGTGAAGGAGATTGTGGATGTGGTTAATTTCGCAAAAAGTTTTGGCGTTCAGTTGGTGTTGTCAGGAGGTTCTGATGCGTGGAAAGTTGCCGACCTGCTTAAAGAAAATAAAGTAGCGGTTATCATTAACCAAACACATAACCTTCCTAATCGCGAAGACGAAGATTTTGATATGCCTTATAAACTTCCAAAACTGATGCACAATGCAGGCATACAATATTGCATTACCGTTGGAGCCGGATTCGATGGTTACTGGCAACAACGCAACCTGCCTTTTCAAGCAGGAACTGCAGCGACATTCGGACTTACCAAAGAACAGGCGCTGAGTGCGATTACTTTAAATGCTGCTAAAATTCTGGGAATAGATAAAACAACCGGCTCACTTGAAACCGGTAAAGATGCCACCCTTTTTGTTTCAAAAGGCGATATTTTAGATATGCGTACTAATTTGGTGGAGCTTGCTTTTGTACAGGGACGACAGATTGATTTGGACAACAAACAGAAAGCACTCTATCGAAAATATATGGGAAAATTCGGGCTTCGTCCTATTCAGGAATAG
- a CDS encoding 1-acyl-sn-glycerol-3-phosphate acyltransferase — translation MIVLRYLYSFWSGLIFFILLLVAVVVYTFASMLGRKGFKYMLGYNKVWVNTWAVLSGVKFVIHDNPKVLKTQPYVFVVNHTSMGDAVLVNAAIKHNNFTPLAKAELKKMPLMGYVFSKVSVFVERDNPESRRKSMDQMLEHAKHGISVMIFPEGTRNKKMEKPLLPFHAGAFRIAIEMQIPVAPFVIIGANDLLPNEKLPMHPCTMHAYFADPVETKGMTEADVPALQQKVYGIMENLLQTYHPKFKIS, via the coding sequence ATGATTGTTCTAAGGTATTTGTATTCTTTTTGGTCTGGACTTATCTTTTTTATATTGCTGTTAGTTGCTGTTGTGGTCTATACATTCGCCTCTATGCTTGGCAGAAAGGGGTTTAAATATATGTTGGGCTATAACAAAGTGTGGGTAAACACCTGGGCTGTTCTGTCAGGCGTTAAGTTTGTAATTCACGACAATCCCAAAGTTTTGAAAACGCAGCCCTATGTGTTTGTTGTCAATCACACCTCAATGGGTGATGCGGTTTTGGTCAATGCAGCCATTAAACACAATAACTTTACCCCTTTAGCCAAAGCAGAGTTAAAAAAGATGCCCTTGATGGGGTATGTTTTTAGCAAGGTATCCGTTTTTGTGGAACGGGACAATCCCGAAAGTCGGCGTAAAAGCATGGACCAAATGTTGGAACATGCCAAACATGGGATTTCGGTGATGATTTTTCCGGAGGGAACCCGCAACAAAAAAATGGAAAAACCTCTGTTGCCCTTTCATGCCGGAGCTTTCCGGATAGCTATTGAAATGCAGATACCGGTTGCCCCTTTTGTCATAATCGGAGCAAATGATTTGTTGCCCAACGAAAAATTGCCCATGCACCCCTGTACTATGCACGCATATTTTGCCGACCCGGTCGAAACGAAAGGCATGACCGAAGCAGATGTACCGGCATTACAACAAAAAGTGTATGGCATTATGGAAAACCTTTTGCAGACCTATCATCCAAAGTTTAAAATATCCTGA
- a CDS encoding SDR family oxidoreductase, whose amino-acid sequence MMKAELPNSMQGKTVVITGANSGIGKAACMALAKQGAQIVMVCRNQEKGELARKDIIACSSNQQIDLFICDLASQQQIRRLAVELTTKFDRIDVLINNAGILMPDRQLSEDVIELTFATNHLAYFLLTRLLLKTLNNTPFSRIINMASGAHQIIRQVDFDNLQGEKSYNQWQAYGLSKLANILFTYELSRRQPQYGATVNCMHPGVVSTNFGQKKFNAGWIKLGFKILKPFIRTAEQGAETCVFLASSSEVKGISGKYFDTCKAVRSSAISYEPHIATRFWEISEQLTGLNQPEPLFTRKLQQ is encoded by the coding sequence ATGATGAAAGCCGAACTACCTAACTCAATGCAGGGCAAAACAGTAGTGATAACAGGTGCCAATTCCGGAATAGGAAAAGCTGCTTGTATGGCTTTAGCAAAACAAGGCGCACAAATTGTAATGGTATGCCGAAATCAAGAAAAAGGAGAACTTGCCCGTAAGGACATAATAGCCTGTAGCAGTAACCAACAAATAGACTTGTTTATCTGCGATCTGGCTTCACAACAGCAAATACGAAGGCTTGCAGTGGAATTGACCACAAAATTCGACCGGATTGATGTTTTAATCAATAATGCCGGTATTCTGATGCCTGACAGACAACTAAGTGAAGACGTGATTGAACTGACTTTTGCCACCAACCATTTAGCTTATTTCCTGTTGACCAGACTGTTGTTGAAAACACTAAACAACACTCCCTTTTCAAGGATAATAAATATGGCATCCGGAGCACATCAAATCATTCGTCAGGTGGATTTTGACAATTTGCAGGGAGAAAAATCTTACAATCAGTGGCAAGCTTATGGACTTTCTAAATTGGCCAATATCTTATTTACCTACGAATTGTCGCGCAGGCAGCCCCAATATGGGGCTACTGTAAATTGTATGCACCCCGGAGTAGTCAGTACGAATTTCGGTCAAAAGAAATTTAACGCCGGATGGATAAAGCTGGGATTTAAAATTCTGAAACCCTTTATCAGAACAGCCGAACAGGGTGCCGAAACTTGTGTTTTTCTTGCTTCTTCGTCCGAGGTCAAGGGCATTAGTGGTAAATATTTCGATACCTGTAAAGCTGTACGGTCATCTGCCATTTCTTATGAACCTCATATTGCAACCCGTTTTTGGGAAATCAGCGAACAACTTACCGGGCTAAATCAACCCGAACCTTTATTCACCCGTAAATTACAACAATAA
- a CDS encoding Smr/MutS family protein, whose product MSKKKPMRFNLGDKVKLIFSDETGKVAKIIDSESVMVRLMDGDVIPVFNEHLELLESMESQLKSGNPQNKQSGHDKLQLPLSAEKQNKQKEEAAKKMRQMGLHLYEDTGPDLGIHLALQPFYQTSGIIDYFLVHLINNTPRAISFSYTTFLNDEERFSISKTLPSREPIILNDLQFDWLNENLCLEIWGEIKKHPEDEGPPQLFDRVISPKAKMLRNPPQSVQLLPPNTVAYNFVVLNKISLKSETVNPPKEAVVVDPAELKINMLISNKESTNTNYNQVTLNAEERVIDLHIEKLQPSYKHLTNSEIINIQLRAFERSLLDAIKNKEKTMVVIHGKGKGKLKTEVFNLLRSYPQAVNYTNDYHHKYEFGATIITFEYD is encoded by the coding sequence ATGTCCAAAAAAAAGCCAATGCGTTTCAATCTGGGCGATAAAGTCAAGCTCATTTTTTCGGATGAGACCGGTAAGGTTGCTAAAATCATTGACTCAGAATCGGTAATGGTTCGACTGATGGATGGAGATGTAATCCCTGTTTTTAACGAACATTTAGAGTTGTTGGAATCTATGGAATCTCAGTTAAAATCCGGTAACCCTCAAAACAAACAATCTGGACATGATAAACTTCAACTCCCACTTTCTGCCGAAAAACAGAATAAACAAAAAGAAGAGGCTGCCAAAAAAATGCGGCAGATGGGTTTACATTTATATGAAGACACCGGCCCTGACTTAGGAATTCACCTTGCCTTACAACCCTTTTATCAGACTTCGGGCATCATTGATTACTTTCTGGTGCATCTTATCAACAATACTCCTCGTGCTATTTCTTTTTCCTATACCACCTTTTTGAACGATGAAGAGCGATTTTCTATTTCCAAAACCCTTCCAAGCCGGGAACCCATTATTCTGAATGATTTGCAGTTTGACTGGCTCAATGAAAACCTCTGTCTCGAAATTTGGGGAGAAATCAAAAAACATCCTGAAGACGAAGGTCCGCCACAGCTTTTTGATAGAGTAATCTCACCAAAAGCCAAAATGTTGCGCAATCCGCCTCAGTCCGTTCAGTTGTTGCCGCCCAATACAGTTGCCTATAATTTTGTGGTTTTGAATAAAATCAGTCTAAAGTCCGAAACTGTGAACCCGCCAAAGGAAGCAGTAGTGGTAGATCCTGCCGAGTTAAAAATAAATATGCTGATTTCCAACAAAGAAAGTACAAACACCAACTACAATCAGGTAACGCTTAACGCAGAAGAAAGGGTAATAGACCTTCATATCGAAAAATTACAACCCTCTTATAAGCATCTAACCAATTCCGAAATTATCAATATACAGTTAAGGGCATTTGAAAGAAGCCTGTTGGATGCCATCAAAAACAAAGAAAAAACAATGGTAGTCATTCACGGCAAAGGGAAAGGAAAACTGAAAACCGAAGTGTTTAATCTTTTGCGCAGTTACCCTCAGGCAGTAAATTATACCAACGATTATCACCACAAATACGAGTTTGGAGCTACAATCATTACCTTTGAATATGACTAA
- a CDS encoding DinB family protein, which translates to MQDKKLINQLQQNLPVFEILLSGLPEEVYRWKPTPKKWCLLEIVCHLYDEETEDFRARTKHVLETPDLPLPPIDPEGWVKKRDYYNQNYGEVLQNFLTERENSVKWLNSLQNPLWNNAYLHLQFGPLSAGLFLTNWVAHDFLHIRQITKLKYDLLGLWSDRPLIYAGEW; encoded by the coding sequence ATGCAAGACAAAAAACTAATCAATCAATTACAGCAGAACCTTCCCGTTTTTGAGATTTTACTTTCCGGTCTGCCCGAGGAAGTATATCGTTGGAAGCCTACTCCCAAAAAATGGTGCTTGCTGGAAATCGTTTGCCATTTGTATGACGAAGAAACCGAAGATTTCAGAGCTAGAACCAAGCACGTTTTGGAAACCCCGGACTTACCCCTTCCACCAATTGATCCGGAGGGTTGGGTCAAAAAAAGGGATTATTACAATCAGAATTATGGGGAAGTGTTACAAAACTTTTTAACAGAAAGGGAAAATTCGGTAAAGTGGCTCAATTCTTTACAAAACCCACTTTGGAACAATGCTTATTTGCATCTGCAGTTTGGCCCGCTTTCTGCCGGATTGTTTCTGACCAATTGGGTGGCACATGACTTTTTGCATATCCGGCAAATTACCAAGTTAAAATATGACTTGCTCGGACTTTGGTCTGACCGTCCTTTGATTTATGCCGGAGAATGGTAA
- a CDS encoding ribonuclease P protein component, producing the protein MKQHTLKREERLKSRKTIARLFANEGKSFVSFPFKVVWLAVQVDEPPVYPAQMSVSVPSRNFPKATDRNLVKRRIKEAYRLQKSILYYPLCQTSEKPDEPAFVIALMFVYLGKEILPYKLIEQKVQICLKQLIRQIKPANSVLPDK; encoded by the coding sequence TTGAAACAGCACACATTAAAAAGAGAGGAGCGGTTAAAAAGCCGGAAAACTATCGCGCGGCTATTTGCCAATGAAGGGAAATCTTTTGTCAGTTTTCCTTTTAAAGTGGTATGGTTGGCTGTTCAGGTGGATGAACCTCCGGTTTATCCGGCACAAATGTCCGTAAGTGTTCCTTCAAGAAATTTCCCCAAAGCAACCGACCGCAATTTGGTGAAAAGGCGAATAAAAGAAGCTTACCGGTTACAAAAATCAATACTGTACTACCCTCTTTGCCAAACCTCCGAAAAACCGGATGAGCCTGCTTTTGTTATTGCGTTAATGTTTGTCTATCTCGGCAAAGAAATTCTGCCCTATAAACTGATTGAACAAAAAGTACAGATTTGCCTCAAACAATTAATCAGGCAAATAAAGCCGGCCAATTCTGTTTTGCCGGATAAGTAG
- a CDS encoding GHKL domain-containing protein: protein MSALTIEDLKKVIALKDLPDEHLQWILERSEYFENEDGTIISKHGDPADYLWITLEGKYAFYMVVNGKQVYYHTFENNEQNGGISGMLPYSRMKFMPGNAYAVGTIKYLRLHKKYFTELEQLNPDFIQKLIGYMTERARSFATTQLQLEKVNALGNLAAGIAHELNNPAAAINRISTELNKRLTLNYELTEKMLHGKISAHHIEQIKAMVREKETETEQKSKISTLQRLQNQDDLEEWLENIGIFDRQAAETFSEYGFSTAGFEKILNELGKEVFIEIVPWLENLISSQKIIKDLAEASSRISKLVGAIKSHVQMDRTNDLHDTNIHEDIENTLTLLGFKLREKSITVTRKYCSDLSVVPAYVGELNQVWTNLIDNAIYALPKNGELIIETSCDVRHVKVCVIDNGPGIPKEIISRIFDPFFTTKKVGEGTGIGLDLVTRIVKHHHGEIKVNSVPGRTQFSVYIPKTHNREPG from the coding sequence ATGTCTGCACTTACAATTGAAGACTTAAAAAAGGTAATTGCGCTAAAAGATTTGCCGGACGAACATCTGCAATGGATATTGGAACGCTCTGAATATTTCGAAAATGAAGATGGAACGATAATATCAAAACACGGAGATCCTGCAGATTATTTGTGGATTACTTTAGAAGGCAAATATGCTTTTTACATGGTGGTAAACGGCAAACAGGTTTACTATCATACGTTTGAAAATAATGAACAGAATGGAGGAATAAGCGGCATGTTGCCTTACTCAAGGATGAAGTTTATGCCCGGTAATGCTTATGCGGTAGGAACTATAAAGTATCTCCGGTTACACAAAAAGTATTTTACTGAACTCGAACAGCTCAATCCCGATTTTATCCAAAAGCTCATCGGTTATATGACCGAAAGAGCAAGATCTTTTGCCACCACTCAATTACAACTCGAAAAGGTAAATGCCTTAGGCAATCTTGCCGCAGGAATTGCCCATGAACTCAACAATCCGGCAGCCGCTATCAACAGAATTTCTACTGAATTGAACAAAAGGCTAACTCTGAATTACGAACTGACCGAAAAAATGCTGCACGGCAAAATCAGTGCTCATCATATTGAGCAAATCAAAGCAATGGTGAGAGAAAAGGAAACTGAAACAGAGCAGAAATCAAAAATTTCCACCCTTCAACGCCTGCAAAATCAGGACGACCTGGAAGAATGGCTGGAAAACATTGGAATATTCGACCGGCAAGCAGCAGAAACATTTTCAGAGTACGGTTTTTCAACAGCCGGATTTGAAAAAATCTTGAATGAATTAGGAAAAGAAGTTTTCATTGAAATAGTCCCCTGGCTTGAAAACTTAATCAGCTCACAAAAAATAATAAAAGATCTGGCCGAGGCATCAAGCCGGATTTCCAAATTAGTAGGGGCCATCAAAAGCCATGTACAGATGGATCGCACCAACGACCTGCACGACACCAATATTCATGAAGACATTGAAAACACGCTAACTCTGTTAGGTTTTAAACTTCGCGAAAAAAGCATTACCGTTACCAGAAAATATTGTAGTGACTTGTCTGTTGTTCCGGCTTATGTTGGTGAGTTAAATCAGGTTTGGACCAATTTAATTGACAATGCCATCTATGCACTTCCAAAAAACGGAGAACTTATCATTGAAACTTCCTGCGATGTCAGACATGTAAAGGTATGTGTAATAGATAATGGACCGGGCATCCCTAAAGAAATAATATCCCGTATTTTTGATCCGTTCTTTACCACCAAAAAAGTAGGTGAAGGAACAGGAATCGGGTTGGATTTAGTAACCCGGATTGTAAAACATCATCATGGAGAAATAAAAGTAAACTCCGTACCCGGAAGAACTCAATTTTCAGTTTACATTCCAAAAACACATAATCGGGAACCCGGCTAA